A segment of the Arachis hypogaea cultivar Tifrunner chromosome 5, arahy.Tifrunner.gnm2.J5K5, whole genome shotgun sequence genome:
CAGAGTTTAGAGTAACATGTCTTTCAACCCATGCATAGGAGGACACACTTTAGGTTTCGCCCACTGCTCATCCTTCAGCAAGAGAGTCCATAATTTTGATGCTACACATGATTGGGACCCTTCAATAAATCCATCATTTGCAGTGCAACTGAAATCAATTTGTCCTTCGAAAAACCAGGCCAAAAATGCAGGCACCATTATGGATCCTTCTTCAACAAGTTTTGATAATACATATTACAAGTTGATCCTCCAACATAAAGCTCTGTTTACTTCTGATCAAGTTCTGCTTGATAGCCAAGAGGGTAAGAACCTGGTCTTTAAGTTTGCTGCCTCAAAAAAGGCTTTTTATGAGGCTTTTGTTAACGCCATGATCAGAATGAGCAGCATCAATGGCGGGCAGGAGATTCGGAAGGACTGCAGAGTTGTCAATTAGAAAGTCTTAGGTTAATTCAAGTTAAATAGTGATTTACCAATAAGTAAGATGTGTGAAAGAGGTTGGATCATATTTGAAAGATGGCAAGAACATCACTCATTTTCCTTTGTAATAGAAATTCATGTATTGTACAAGTATGTATCGACAGGAGAAACTCCTGTGGAATGATTATGTTTTATTCCATTGCTTGATTGTCTGGACAAGAGACTAACCTTCTAAAAGCAAATGAATAACACAATAATAGCATCTGTGtcaccaaaagaaaagaaaaagaaactcccAATTGTTAACTTTGAGCTACCTCATGCATTATCTTTTGAGATAAGAGCTATCTCTGCCAATTGAATGTTACCACTTAGCAATGATGCCTTGTGGGATGGAAGGAAAGAAAATCCATCAAGCAGCTCGAGACACTTTAGGCCCCATTTCCTCATCAAGAACTCAATAAGGTGATGCCCGCTGCAAAAGATTAgacagataaatttttaaaacaccATAAAAATATGGAGGTTGTAGAGCTAGTATGGAATCGGCTGATAAATTCTGAGCATCACATAGAGTGAAAAAGTACCTTCGATTGTGGTACGAGGTTATAAAACTTGACCCAGGGGAATTTTGCAGCAGAAACGTCACAGTGGCAAAGAGGTCATCAAAGGCTAAATGCCATAAAATAAACAATGTTTTAGTTAACTTGATGGAGGAAGATGACAAATCCTTAATACCACATTGTCTCACCGTTTGAATCATACAAGACATCAGCTCCTAGAATAATAGTTGGTTGTAAACTGAATATGGATGAATCCCAAACACCCCATGTCAATCCTAGCACCTAGAAACACAAGGGATTTACACATTGACATTTATACAAAACGAAAAATCTGAAAACATAAAATTTCCAACATCATGTCTACACATAACCACTGGTTGTGCTCCCTTGAGCCACATGCTCAGCACATCATAGAAATTCCATATTAAACACGAGTGTAAAATCATAATTTCAATTGTAAAATGAACAAGCACATTGCTACCAATGAAATAACAGTTACTAGAAAGCATGTTACGCAATTCACTACATTTTGTGACTAAATTACTAACTACTCAATCAAAGGCTCACATTGCACTGGATTTTATTCAAGTCACACACTCTTCTCATGTTTTCAAGCACCTGCAAATTCCAAAAACAACAAGCAGccatttcaataaataaataaaaactcagTCACTATTTGTTTATTAAAACCAAATTCAGCTTAATTTGAAACCTCTAATCTGGTGGAGTCATCAGTAAGAGTAACATTGGCCCCAACTTTTGCTGCAACCAAACCAGGCAAGGAAGTTCCGGCACCAAGCTGCACGAAACATTAACAAGATGAGATGGGAAATGatgatagttcatacttcatATTGAATCCacaattaaattgaaaaagattatACCTCAATAACAGTAGCTCCTTGAAATCGGTGCTTTTGTTGCCAAACATACTCAGCGAGAACTACGCTGCAGGGCCATACGAACAGGCCATAGTCCTCCTTCATGTTCTGCGTTAAGAGGGGGAAAAAAGTTGCATGGGAATGATGGAAATGTTAGGCGTCAAAATCAGGGTTTCGTTTGGTGAACCTCAATGATGGATATGCATAAGGTTGGTGCTTCGGGGTCATCATCGGCAAAACAGTGGCGAGAGAGGGTGGTcatggcggtggtggtggtggcggcggcggcggcgttgTCGTCCTCCGAGTTCTTGTCTTCCCCCATGTCTCCCCTGCTCTTCCCACTCATTTTTACATTATctcttaactaattttaatttgtattttcttttcctaTAAAACATGCTTATTAACAAGAAAGatataaacgaaaaaaaatagcGCGATAATTttcttacaaaattaaaaataatgttttttttttcctaaacaacaaaagaaaacataaagCAAAACACCTATCCTAGAGtagatataataatttattagagaGTTTCACAATACTCAAACCAAATACCATGATTGAAATTATTTCTAGTTCTATATCTAGTCATTATTTGCTTCTCTACATATCCAATCAAATTATACATACTAGGATCTTAGTAACAGTTCATGAATCTTGTTAACTAAATTAACAACTTTAGATTCACACCCACCAAGAAAgtcatgtaaaaaataaaaaatatccaaacaATCCGTTTCACACACTATGTCTTTCGGTCCGCAATCCCAAATTAAAACAAGGTCGCTCCAAATTGTAAAAAGCTCACATCGGATGATGGAGCAATGAAAAGAGCTACCAGAACAACCCGCAATCCAAACTccattaaaatttttaacaagacAACTAAATCCAGCCAAGCtcaaattagtaaataaactaaCATCACAATTAACATTAAAACTATTACTTACAAGAAGTTTTCAGGACAAATAGTTTCTGAAAGTATTAAAAGAAGTATACCTATTCATTAGATTCATGACCGTGCTTCTGATGAGAGCAACCACCTTGTGATCGGTCCAATAATTTTTGGCATTGAAAATAGTATTGTACATATGCCTCCAAAACCACCACACTCTGACCTCTAAAAAAGCCTCCTTACCAGACATGACCTTTTGAAACCAAGCTTTCATAGAGAAGTTTTTAACCGAATCAATAACCTGAGGATCTAACATCTGCCAAATAATTCTGGAATATACACAATCTCTAAGGCAATATTTTACTGTTTTTGGAGTCGCATTGCATCTCTGGCACATAACTGAACTAGCTAGATGCCGCCTGAAGCGGAAGACCTCTATCGGGAGAGCGTTATAAACCCCAAACCACAAAGTTAATTTGATCTTTTTCGTAAGATTCAAGTGCCAAAGCTAGTTTCAGTTGCTATTTTCATTCCAATTCACTTTATTCTTTAACAACCAACAATAACCTTCTCTTACACTATACCCTTTTGTCCCTGCAGGCCACCAACTCTATCCCGGTTCCATGTCAGCTAAGGTCGGATAGTACAGGCAGTAAATGAAATGCTTGACCTTAAGAGGAATTGTCGATGCAAGTCTCTCCACCTCCCAAGATCCATCATGCCACAAATCTGTCACTACAAAATCATACTCAGATATGTGAACAAAGGGAATAAGATCATAAAGCCTTCCAAAAAGAGTCCACTCATCATACCACACAGATTGATGCACATCCCTAATATTTCATTTGAACCCATCCTTGAGAACATCAAATATTTTGAGAATGTTCTTTCAAATGGTTGAAACGTTCTGAttgttgttgttgccaagaaaagTTAAATTCCGAAAATATTTATGCATCATAATCTGAATCAACAATTTGTCTCTATTATTGAAGCAATCCCAAACTAATTTGTTAAGAAGCACCATGTTAGTTGAGTAGGTATCCTTAACACCCAAACCACCCGCCCTTTTAGGAATTATAGCAACATTCCACTTAACCAACAGTAACCCTCTCCCATTAGTTTGGCTTCTCCATAAAAATTGTCTCATCAAAGAATTTATCTTTTCACAGGCATACTTTAGAAGAAGAGCAATCTACATGTTGCAAATCATAATAGAAGCCATTACCGATTTAACCAAACAAAGTCTTCTTGCCTTATTCAGCAAACACGCCTCCCAACTAGTAAGCTTCTTCTGAATCTTTTCAATAACATCCTGATGAGCTATCCTCTTGGGAGACCTTTCATACCCAATATTCACTTTTAGATATTTTTTCAACTCCTGACAAAAACGGATAGTAGAAACTTCCGAGagcacttcttttcttctttcagaAATATTCTTTGAGCACTGAGCCTTAGATTTGCTAAGATTCACCTTCAATCCTGATGTTTTAGAAAATAAATCCACAATTCACATAACCTCCCCTACCTAAATTTTTGTAGCTTTATAGAAAAGCAGGAGATCGTCAGCAAACGTCAAATAGGAGATTTTAGGATCATGTCTAGAGACCAACACAGGTATCCACAACCCTTGAGAAACCCGATGAGTAATAAAATAAACAAGAGCCTCCATACAAAATGATATGGAGACATGGGATTCCCTTGACTCAAACCCCTCTTTGGGTTGAAATTCTGAAGTCTCTCACCATTTTACAAAATAGCCAATGAAGATGACATCACACAGGTCATAATAAGATTAATAGTAGCTCTCGAAAAACCAAATATAATCAACAAAATTTCAAGGAATCTCCAATTtactctgtcataagctttcgataaatcaatcttaaaagtcAAAGTCCCTTTTCTAGACTTAGTGTTCTTTATGAAATGCATAATTTCCTGTGCAACAATGATGTTCTTCGTAGTTCCTCTTTCTGGGATAAAACCACCCTAGAGCAGACCAATGATCTCCAAAAAAAATGGTTTGACCTTGTTCACTAGTACTTTTgtaataattttgtaaaaaaactACATAAACTAATGGAACATAAATCTCTTAATGAAGATGCAGCTTCCACTTTAGGAATCAGAATAATGAAGGTCTCAAAAATAGCGAAATTTAAAATCTCACCCTAAAAACTATCTTGATTAACCCTCACACATCATATCTAAGAGAGTCCCAAAATTCTTTATAAAACAGAGCTTGAAAAACATCCGGCCTCGGAGCTTTGAAAGAATTCATGGCCATTACATCTCTTTTCACCTCTTCTAACGCCACCGGTTCAAGAAATCTTTGACAGGCCTTATTGCTAAGAGAGGGGTAGAAAAAATCTCGCATAGCATTCAGGTCAATATTCTCTCGtgtaaaaaatagtttttgaaagaaagaatttgATTCCTACTCAAGCACCTGCGTCTCACTAGTAGAGGTGGAAACAGGTCAGGCCAGGCCAGactttgctcttaacaggcctgACCTGTCATGT
Coding sequences within it:
- the LOC112800310 gene encoding uncharacterized protein isoform X1, whose translation is MSGKSRGDMGEDKNSEDDNAAAAATTTTAMTTLSRHCFADDDPEAPTLCISIIENMKEDYGLFVWPCSVVLAEYVWQQKHRFQGATVIELGAGTSLPGLVAAKVGANVTLTDDSTRLEVLENMRRVCDLNKIQCNVLGLTWGVWDSSIFSLQPTIILGADVLYDSNAFDDLFATVTFLLQNSPGSSFITSYHNRSGHHLIEFLMRKWGLKCLELLDGFSFLPSHKASLLSGNIQLAEIALISKDNA
- the LOC112800310 gene encoding uncharacterized protein isoform X2 produces the protein MSGKSRGDMGEDKNSEDDNAAAAATTTTAMTTLSRHCFADDDPEAPTLCISIIENMKEDYGLFVWPCSVVLAEYVWQQKHRFQGATVIELGAGTSLPGLVAAKVGANVTLTDDSTRLEVLENMRRVCDLNKIQCNVLGLTWGVWDSSIFSLQPTIILGADVLYDSNAFDDLFATVTFLLQNSPGSSFITSYHNRSGHHLIEFLMRKWGLKCLELLDGFSFLPSHKASLLSDAIIVLFICF